GTTGGCTCCTCGAAGGCATGGGGCCAGGCCTTGGGAAGGCTAGAGTGCTGGGCGTGCCAGTAGCCCACAAGTCAGCCTCAAACCCCTAGTGTGTGTGGCAGAAAGAGAACAGCAGTTGTTTGTAggacaaatatctctttgagagtcttccctgggctgggcactgggATTGCCATGGTGACCAAGCCCATGTGGCCATCAGGAGCTTAGGGACAAGGGTCAGGGGTAGGGACAAGCCTAGGCCATTTTGGGATCTAGTCCATCCATGGCCCAAGTGGCCACTTTCAGGAATGTTGATTGAGGGTAGGCAAATGAACAGAGGAAAACTAGCAGGCTTTCAAGGACTTGtcaccccaccacctccctctgtTTAGGGATGGAATGGCTCAGAAGCTGAGATCTTTTTAGTGGCCTGCAAGACCCTGTGTGATTTGGCCCCAGAACCTCGAATGTGGCTTACCACCAGTGTCTGCACTCATTCTAGCCCAGCCCTCCCGGCCTCCTCACTGCGTCTTGAACAttctaccccagggcctttgcacatgctgcacTTACCACCTGGACTATTCATCCCCCACATGTCCTCTTGGATTCCTCACTCctttcaggtctttgctcaagAAAGGCCTGCCCTGTGCACCCTCTTTAAAAtggcagccctgccccccaccccttctctgctGTGTTCTCCAGTCTGCCATCTTtgaatcctgtattgtttaaaaTGATATTGCTTattctctgtctcccttcagGAGGGAGCATTTGGTCAGTTTTCTTTATTGCTACACACCCAGCACCTGAAACCCTACCTGACATGTAGTAGGCCCTTGATGAGTTTGGGGTAACAAAATGGCCAGGGCAGGCAGGCACCTCCTTCAGTGACTGCTGACTGCGTCAGTCCCAAAGTAGCCTCTGGGTCTCTGCTGTCCTGTTCCGGGTGAGTTGGATTAACCCCAGTAGATGTGGGAGCCAAAGAACTGAGTCCCATGCTACGTAGCCAGGGCAGTAGCACTGGGAACCAGAGTAGCAAGCTGGCGATGAGGAGGAGGTGCTGGGGCCCCTGGAACCTGCATAGGAAGTGTGGCTAGGGGCCACCCTCAGCAAGGCCTGATTAGGGCAAAGGGTATTCCAGGCAGAAGAGACCATCTAGGCAAAGGCttggaggcaggagacagcatgtGTTGAGGTGGGCCAGAAAGGCACAACTGAGCTCAGGGTCTGCAGGCCTGGGATTCAGCTTTACCTCCGACCTGCTGTGGGATGTGGATCTCTGGGTCTTAGTTCCCCCATCTGGAAACGGGAGGTGGATTCTAGTCTCACTCCTGGAGCTTTGGGGGAAAATGAGAAAGCCACCTACCAGGGGTGGGACTCTGTTTGGTGCCCAATTTGCTGTGAGACGCTGGACTGGATGTTCGCATCCCTCAGCCGGTCTCTCTCCCGCTTGTGGCACCACAGGCCCATGTTCAGGTAGCATTTAGCAAATTGTCGATGGTGCTTCAAAgtgaaaaacaagaaatagaCTGCTTTTGAACATCCAGGAAACACAGTTGGCATtgacatgttttcttttagggACAGTAAATTGTGTATTctaacctcagggcctttgcacaaggCTGTGCCCTCTCCTTGTCCTTTCCTGACTGCCCCTGGCTAAATGGTCCCAACTTTCCCCCAGTCCAGCTTGCTTCCTTCATATATTCACAGCTCCCTGAAAGGACAAACCTTTGAGCTgtgctctcctcctctctctctcaccatgTCTGAACTGCCAGCTACTCTGTCAGAGCCCCACCAGAGTCAGACCCCTCCTCacacccctgctccctccctaTGTCTGCGCCTGACATGCTTACCTGGGCTAGTGCAGCAGCCACCTCACTGTGTAGTAGCCAAAGGGATCCTGTGACATCACGATGGCTTAGGAGGCTCTGCAGGACCTTCCCCTATGCCTGCTGCCAACAACTCCCAGCCCTCTTCTCTACCCTCTCTCTCACCGactcctgcctcagagcctttgccctGGCTGTTCTCCCTGCCTAGGCAGTTTCTGCCTAGAACGCTGCTCCCGATACCACATAGCCCACTCCCTCCTTTTCCTGTCTCATCTCTGCCCAAcagctccccatctccacccccctGCCCACTCCTTGGTTCTGTCCCCTCTTCTGGTGATTTCTGCAGGAGCAGGGCTTTTGTTGGGCTTGTTCATTGCCATATCCCCAGGACCTGAAACTGTCTGGGGCTCAGAAAACATTTGTTAAGTAAGACTGGTGGGCAGATTGTGGACAAGTGGGTGGATGGGATGGCTTGGAGGGTAGACGGGGagagatgggtggatgggtgggtgggtgtggttGGACagatgggaaactaaagacttcGGTTGGAGAAACCCCAGTTAAATTTTTTCCAGTAGGACTTTGGGGCGGACTGGTGCCCTCCAGTCTGAGTAGGCTTAAGAGGGCATAAAGGCCAGTTTGTTCCAGTTTAAATGCCCAGTGTCACTTTCCGTGGACACTGGTGCCACACCGTCCCCCCTTCTAAGGATCTGGTGAGTAATCCTGGTGCATCTCTGGGCCCGCTTTCTTGTCTCTTCGGATTCTGGGTTAGCTGAGGGCTTGCTGCGTCCTGCTCTGCATCCAGTGCTGGGGGTCTGGGGCTCCATACCCTCCGGGGGGAGCTCAGGTGGGGACTGGAAACTAGGCTGTAGGGGCGCTGGGGGTCATGCAATGCTGAGTCTGAGAATAACAGCAGTCTTGTGGTGGCCTGGAGTGTTCTGGGCTCTCTTCTAAGCATTGTATGAAgatgacctcatttaattctccaaaCAATCCTATGAGGAATGTTTAATTATATCCCTACttcatggatgaggaaactgaggcacagagaggttatttAGGATCCAACTTCAGCAGCTTGTCTCCAAATGCCTGTCCCTCCACCCAAGCTTCGTGCCCGATTCAGGCCCCTGGAGTCTCCATGGCCTCACGTGTCCATCACCTCCCTCTGCAGGGTGCCACGACCGGGCTGTCCTGCTCTACGAGTACGTGGGCAAGCGGATCGTGGACCTGCAACACACCGAGGTCCCTGATGCTTACCGTGGGCGTGGCATTGCCAAACACCTTGCCAAGGTAGGGAGGTGGGGGTAGAGCTGTGCACCCTCCCACTCAGATACACCATGGCCCTGGGGGCTGCCCTTGGCCTGTTTCTTGGCCAGAGTGCAGACAGGTGCCCACCTTGCCACCAGGTTGCAGACGGGGGCTGGTGATGGACAGGCAGCGCATTTTGCCCACTCCTGGCTCTTCTTGGACTGGTGACTGTGGTTctgggcccaggccccaggttCTGCATAGCTAAGCCTCCAGGGCTGCTGAcacctgctgtgtgtcaggagcTTGTTGGCTGGGATCCCAGTATGtcacaggtgctcagtaaacttTGTTGGAATAAGTGGACGATGAATGTTCGTCACTCGGCTAGTGCCCCAttccctgccctcacccccttcATTCCCAAAGCACCTCCAACTCTAGGCTGCTTGGAGAGCAGGTTTGGACTCCATGAGGGCACTGGAGCAGAGAGTGGCCTTAGGGTTCCCTGAGGGCTGCTCCTGGGGCCCAGGCTCCTCCCTCAGCCTGCtcttcccacccagcccctccaggcctctctcttcctcctccaccctcgATGTGactaatgaggaaactgagatttacTAACCTGGGTTAAGGGGAGTTGGGCCCCACCCTCACCTGGGGGAGCGCTGCCCCGCCAGGGCACAAGGGCCCACACCATGCGGCAATTACTTTGGCATTTTCTTGGgctctcagtttctttatctgcaacATGGGATATTAGACCGGACTCTTGTCACAAGAGACTCTCAGGTTATAAACCCCAGAATCAGGTGTGGACTGGATGGCGAGGTGCACCAAGGCCATCTCAGGGTGTTGGAAGGTCAAATGGACCGACCACGTAAGTGCCAGGCACCTCGTAGGCGCTCAGTAAATGCTGCTCCTTTTCATCAGAACAGCCAAACCCACCAAGACTGCCCTCCTCTTTGTTTCAGCTAACATTTCTTAAATACCAGCTGTGTGCAAGGCACCTGGTAGGCAGGGAGGTGCAACATTCACGACCTTGCTCTCCATCTGCTGAGCTTACTGGAGACAGTGACAGCCTCCACGGACCAAGGCTGCACACCAGCGCTTCAGCGCTTCCCCCACTGTTGTCTCTGGGAGCCCTGCAATAACTAAGTGTGACTTTTGCTGGGTGCCCAGCCTCCAGGGGCAGATTCCAAAAGGAGGCCCCGAATGAGCTGTCACGTGAAGAATAAGTGAAGACAGGAGTTTAGGCAGGCGCCCAGGGAACACATAGGCCCTGAGATTGGAAAGGACAGGCAGTGGAGACAAGCCTCGGAGGATGTGTGGAACAGACAAGCTTCAACGGGGTGGGATTCTCCAGGTTCAGCCCCTGCCTGCTCCGCCATTTGGCTGTTGGCTGCCCTGTGCAGAGGCTGCTTCCTGTACAGTTTTGGGCAGGATTTCAGGATCCAATCCTGGTTCATTCTCTCCCGTGACATGTGCTTCAGGCAATTTACCAATGCTttctgccttggtttccccaacTGAAATACGAGGGTGGTGACAGCACCCCCTACCTCCATTGCAGACTGGATAGAATGGGTGTTCGTGGGCAGCCAGCTCCCGTCCTCAGAGGGAACAGCCTGGGAAGTGTGGGGGCCAGGCTACTGTGAGCCCCAGATGTGGCcactgactctctctctctctctctctctctctctctctctctctctctctctctctctctctctctctctctgtccggCTCTCAGGCTGCTCTGGACTTCGTAGTGGAGGAGGACCTGAAGGCCCATCTCACGTGCTGGTACATCCAGAAGTATGTCAAGGAAAATCCGCTGCCCCAGTACCTGGAGCGCCTGCAGCCGTGACCCTGGCTTGCAGGGCAGGCATGTTCCTGCCAGACCTTTCCTCATAGCCATCGCCCTGGCTCTCTTTGTGCTCTCAGGAAACCTGGATCCCATGGGGGACGACTCAGAGTTATTTTTCTAAGGATGCTCATCTGCGGCCTCTGGAGGTAGCTGGCCAAGGTTGGGCAGTAGTCCAGCAACTGTGGCCAAGGAGAGGCCAGGTAGCTGTAGTCTGGCAGCTCTTGCTCTGCAGACACTGGCTGGCTTCTCAGAAGACCACACGACCTGTTGTGGGCAGACCTTTGAGGGCCTGTGGCCAGGACTTGGACATGGACAGGGCATCCCTGTGGCCATTCTGGATCCTATCTGTGTTCCCTGCTTTGTGATTTGCAGATGGGCTGTCTGGCAacccccaccaccactgcctctcAGTCTGTGTcctttttgcagatgaggagtGTGTTCCCCAAGCTAAGAAGAGCAATAAGAAACTATGTGCCAACTTCTGAGAGGTGCAGCACCAAGCTGTGGCTGCCATTAGTGCTGCCCCTTGTCTTCCTCCAGCTGTGTGCCCTGGCAGGAGGTGGTGAGGAGCGGCCCTCCCCGATGTGTGAGGCCAGGAATGGGTGGCCAGGGCACTGGCTCAGGCTCCATGGTGCACACATGAGCCCACGCACACATGCGGAACTCTTAAGTGCCAAGCTGTGTGTCAGTGGAGAGGCCAACGGCAGgagcactggctgttccctcctTGGTGCCCATTCCCTTAACTCTTTGCTTCCTTGTCTGTCAGCTCTGTGGGAAACCAAGGTCCCTGTCCCCTGTGGCTGCCCTGCTCTCCCTGTGTGTTTGTCTGCTGGGGGTCAGCTCCAGGTCTGGCTAAGCATCGCAGGGATCCCCACCACTTGCTGGCCTCCTGGCTGCCCTGTGGGTGAGCTTTCTCAAAAAGGACCCTTTGGAGCTGAGGTGGAAGGGAGGCAGACTTTCCTCAAAAACCATCCTTACCACCCCCAAAGAAACATTTCTGTGGAGGGATTTCCTTTACAGCCATAAGATATCATGGTGATATCTGATGATACCATGGTGAGCTTGTGGCTGGGCATGGTCTGTGACCTGCCTGGGGTCCCAGGGCCCCTCCTAGACCAGCCTTCCTGGTAGTGGCCTAGGAGACACACCCCAGCACCCTCTGCTCAGCACCAGTGTTTCTGTGGGCTCCCTTTCAGGGGCTACGTAGGGCTCAGCATCCTGACTCCTGTGCCCTGTTCCCCCCAGGCCAAATCTCTGCACCTGCTCCTCTATGGGGCAGGAGAGGACCCCAGGAGTTGGAGTCCCTTTGGAGCTGAGGCACAAGTTAACAGTGAATCCCTGAGAGTGATGTTTTCCCTCCAGGCCTCTCTGGCTTGAGGTATGGGACCCCAGGGGATGGGGGTGCTGGTTACCATGGCAACCTGTCCATGCACCTCTATGTTCCCAGGCTTAAGAGACGAGCCCACACTGCCATCACTGCAGCAGCTGGGGGGCCCTGTACACAGAGACCTTCCCGCCAAGGGTCAGGAACATCTTGATCTGCACATGCACATTCTGGCCTCCGGGAATTCCCAAGAGCTCAGCAACACCCCCTTCCACTGTGGTCCCCAGCTGTTTGCAAATGCTACTAGGAGGGTGAGCATAGTCCCTGGGCCCCCACTGTGTTGGGGATCAGCCCAGAAATTGCTGGCAAGAGGTGGGCTCAGCTCCTGGATCCCTCCCAAGGCTGGGGCTGTCCATTCCTAGCACAGTTCAAGAAAAGGGTGGGCTGCAGGCCTCAGAGTAGACGGGCCAGCCCAAAGTCtaggtccctccctccctccctaggaCCATCCTCCCTATTCATTCATCTCTCACCAAGCTTAAGCACAAATTCTGTAGTGAAAACTCCAGTGGTTCAGTGAGTTGGTGCTGTCTCCCTCCATAGCCTGTGGGACGAGGTGACCCTGTTCCAGGAAGGTGCCCTATACACAGCATCCCAGGGCAAGCAGGGTGCTAAGGGACAGGTGGCACCAGAAGGGACTTGTTTCTGTCCCCATTGTATCCCAGCCTGAACTCGTATTCTAACAGCAGG
This window of the Desmodus rotundus isolate HL8 chromosome 9, HLdesRot8A.1, whole genome shotgun sequence genome carries:
- the NATD1 gene encoding protein NATD1, which translates into the protein MANLPAAVPLGSQEQGCPIRVEHDRRRRQFTVRLNGCHDRAVLLYEYVGKRIVDLQHTEVPDAYRGRGIAKHLAKAALDFVVEEDLKAHLTCWYIQKYVKENPLPQYLERLQP